Part of the Candidatus Methylomirabilota bacterium genome is shown below.
GCCGAGCGGATCAGCCTGCGGGACCTGGCACTCATCAACATGGACGAGTACCTGACCCCGGACGGCCGCGACTGGATCCCGACCTCCGACCCGCTGAGCTTCCGCCGGCACATGGACGCCCGCCTCTACGACCTCCTGGCCCCGGAGCTGGCGCCGCCGTCGGGCCAGCGGGTGTTCCCCGACCCGCGGGACCTCGACGCCGTAGCGCGGGCGATCGCGGGGTGGGGCGGCGTGGACGTCTGCTTCGGTGGGATCGGCATCACGGGCCACCTCGCCTTCAACGATCCGCCGGAGCCCGAAGAGACGACCTCCCTCGCGGAGTTTCGGGTGCTCGGAACGCGGGTCGTCCGCCTCAGCCGGGAGACGATCGTGGTCAACTCGATGACGGCCGCCCGGGGCAACCTCGATCGCATCCCGAGGCTCGCGGTGACCGTGGGGATGAAGGAGGTCCTGGAGAGCCGGAAAGTGCGCATCTACATGAACCGGGAATGGCAGGCGGCGATCGTGCGGAAGATCCTGCACGGGCCGGTGACCGAGGCGGTCCCGGCCTCCCTGCTCCAGGAGCACCCGGACGTGCGCTTCACCATCGCGGAGTACGTGGCCGAGCAGCCGGAGCCCGGGCTGCGCTGAGCGCCGGGACCCCTCCGGCTC
Proteins encoded:
- a CDS encoding glucosamine-6-phosphate isomerase, which translates into the protein MASPHLRPDPLAVPKELLGRGSPISLTVMPDHEAVIAAFAEDLLAEYRRGRQAGRRPVVFIVPVGPVGQFERLAGRCNAERISLRDLALINMDEYLTPDGRDWIPTSDPLSFRRHMDARLYDLLAPELAPPSGQRVFPDPRDLDAVARAIAGWGGVDVCFGGIGITGHLAFNDPPEPEETTSLAEFRVLGTRVVRLSRETIVVNSMTAARGNLDRIPRLAVTVGMKEVLESRKVRIYMNREWQAAIVRKILHGPVTEAVPASLLQEHPDVRFTIAEYVAEQPEPGLR